In Halococcus hamelinensis 100A6, the DNA window CCGCACAGCACCGCCGAAGCCCTCGGCGCTCACTTCGTTCGCGCCTCGCCCTTCATCCACCAGGAATCTCCACCGCAAACCGCACCCGCACGCGGCCGCCGGCCGCACCGCAACCGCCCGCCGGGCGGCCTACCGGCCCTCGAACTCCGGCTCCTCGCGCGACATGAACGACTCCGCGCCCTCGCGGTGGTCGTGGGTCTCGAACACCGCGGCCTGCGCGGCGGCCTCGTTCTCCATCGCCTGATCCAGTGAGCTCTCGAACCCCTGCCCGACCAGCCGCTTCGAGGTCTTGAGCGCCACCGTCGGCCCGGTCGCGACCCCCTCGACGAACTCGTCGGCCTGCTCGTCGAACTCGTTCTCGGGATAGACGTGGTTGAACAGCCCCAGCGACTCCGCGCGCTCGGCCTCGACGAGTTCCCCAGTGAAGACCAACTCTTTCGCGGTGTTCTCGCCTACGATCCGCGGCAGGAAGTACGAAGTCCCCGAATCCACCGCCAGTCCCACCTGCCGGAAGCCGAAACTGATCCTCGACTCCGCGCTCGCGAGCTGGACGTCGCAGGCCACCGCGAGGTTCGCGCCCGCGCCGAACGCCACGCCGTCGATCTTCGCGATCGTGGGCAGCGGGAAGCGCGCGACCCGCGTGACCGCCCGACTGGTGTCCTGGACGATCCGCTCGACCGCCTCCGCGAGCGGCACGTCGCCCGCGAGCCGTTCGGCCATCGCGTTGACGTCCCCGCCGGCCGAGAACGCCCCGCCCGCACCCGTGACCACGAGACACCGCGCGTTCCCCTCCTGCACCTCGTCGAGCGCGTCGAGGATCCCCCGCGAGACCTCGTGGGTGAGCGCGTTGCGCACGTCCGGTCGGTTCAACGTCAGCGTCGCCACACCGTCCTCGACGTCGAGCAGGACCGCGTCCTCGTCGCTCACCGTGCCGCCTCCGTTCCCTGCTCGCGCTCACGGAGCTCGAACTTCTGGACCTTCCCGGTCGTCGTCCGCGGCAGCTCCTCGACGAACTCCACCTCCCTGGGGTGTTTGTACGCCGCGAGGCTGTCGAGGCAGTACTCCTTGATCTCCTCCTCGCTGGTTTCGGAATCCGGTGTCGGAACAACGAACGCCTTCACCGTCTCGCCTCGGCGTTCGTCCGGGATCCCGACCACCGCGGCGTCGGCCACGTCGGGGTGTTCGAACAGCAACTCCTCGATCTCCCGGGGATAGACGTTGTAGCCGCCGGTGACGATCATGTGCTTCTCGCGGTCGACGATGTAGAAGAAGTCCTCGGCGTCCCAGTAGCCCACGTCGCCGGTGTGGAACCACCGGTTCCCACCCTCCTCGGTGAAGACCGACTCGTTCGCCTCGGGCCTGTCGTGATACCCCTTCATCACGTTCGGGCCGCTGACGACGAGCTCACCGGTTATCCCGTCGAGGTCGGTCTCGCCCTCGTCGACCGGACCGCGGTCGACCTTTCGGACCGGCTCGAACTCGTGGTCGACGATCTTCGCCTCCACACCGGGCAAGGTCTGCCCGATCGACCCCGGCCGCCGCGCGTCGGGGCTGTTGAAGTGGGTCACCGGTGAGGTCTCAGTGAGGCCGTAGCCCTCGTAGAGTTCGATGTCGAACTCCTCCTCGAACCGCCGGAGCACCTCCATCGGGAGGCTGCTCCCGCCCGCGTTGACGAACCGGAGCGACGAGCAGTCGAACTCGTCGAGGTTCGGCTGGTTCACGATATCGTTGTACATCGCCGGCACGCCCTGCATGATGGTGATCTCCTCGGACTCGATGAGCGAGAGCGCCTGCTGGGCGTCCCACGACGGCAGCGGGTAGTAGGCCGCCCCCGAGAACAGCGAGGTGTTCATCGTCACCGTCATCCCGTAGATGTGAAAGAGCGGGAGCACGCCGAGCGAGCGGTCGTCGGGTCTGGTTCCGCCGGGCAGGAGGTCGGTCGCCATCCGGGCGTTCGAGGCGAGGTTGTGGTGGGTCAACAGTACTCCCTTCGGCTGGCCCGTGGTCCCCGAGGTGTAGGGCTGACACGCCACGTCGTCGTCCGCACGGTCGACGACCGCGGGTGACTCGTCGACGAGGAACGCCTCGAACGACGTCGCACCGTCGACCTCGCCGAGGCTCACGACCGTCTCGACGTCGGTCTCGTCCCGGGCCTCCTCGACCACCGGGACGAGGTCCGCGAGCGTGACGACGAGCGTCGCCCCGCTGTCCCCGAGCAAGTGACCGATCTCCCGGGATTTGTACTGGGGGTTCATCGGGACCACGACCGCCCCCGCCCGGAGCGCGCCGTGGAAGCTCACCACGAACTGCGGGAGGTTCGGGAGGTAGACCCCGACGCGGTCGCCGGGTTCGATGCCCGCGTCCGCGAGCCCTGCCGCGAACTGCCCAGTTCGAGCCCAGAACTCCCGATAGCTCAGGTCCGTTCCGTCGTAGTGGATCGCGGTCGCGTCCGGGTGCTCCGCCGCCGTGGAATCGACGTTGGTCACGAGATTCGTCATGGATTCCCATGAAGGAACGCGTGCCGTCGGTTAAAACGTTCCCCTCACGTGAAACAGTGGTTCGTCCTTCTCATCCACCAGTTACCGATCGTAATCGGTCGGGGTTTCGCGTCCGGGTCAACCGCCGAGGTAGACCTCGCGGATGTAGTCGTCGTCGCGGAGGTCCTCGGGGCTCCCAACCCTGACGACCGATCCGTTTTCGAGCAACACGATCCGGTCGGCGTGGTCCATCGCGAACGTCACGTTCTGTTCGCAGAGCAAGAGCGTGACCCCGGCCTCGCGAATGCGTTCGAGGCCCTCGCTGATGTCCTGGAGGACGACCGGCGCGAGCCCGAGCGTTGGTTCGTCGAGCACGAGGAGGTCGGGCGAGCCCATCAGCGCGCGACCGATGGCGAGCATCTGCTGTTCGCCCCCGCTCATGGTTCGGGCGTGCTGGCTCGCTCGGTCTTCGAGCGTGGGGAAGAGGTCGTAGACGAACGCCCGGCGCTCCTCGGCGTTCCCCCGTCGAAAGGCCCCGAGCGCGAGGTTGTCCGCGACGCTCATGTGTCCGAAGAGGTCGCGGCCCTCGGTACAGTGGACCAGGCCGTCGCCAACGAGGTCGCTGGTCGAGCGACTACGGACCTCGGTCCCGTCGAACCGGACGCTGCCCTCGTAGTCGTGAAAGCCCGAGACGGTCTCCGCGAGCGTGGTCTTGCCCGCACCGTTCGGGCCGATCACCGAAACGACCTCGCCGCGGCCGACGTGGAGGTCGATCCCCTGGAGCGCGGCCACCTTGCCGTAGGAGACGTGGAGCTCCTCGACCGCGAGCATCGCCGTTCCGGTCTCGTCGCCGGCTGCTTCGGCACTCTCGGTGCCGGTTTCGTCGGCACTCCACCCTGAATCGGTGCTCACGTGCTCCCCCCGAGGTAGGCCTCTTGAACCTCCTCGTTCGACCGGATCTCGTCGGGCGTGCCCTCGGCGAGCTTCGCGCCGAACCGGATCACGACCGCGCGGTCGATCAGTGAGAGCAGCCCGCGCATGTTGTGGTCGACCACTACGAGGGTCAGGCCCTCGTCACGGAGGTCCGCGAGGAGGTCGGAGACGCTCTCGACCTCGCCGGTCGAGAGTCCCGCGAACGGCTCGTCGACCAGTAGGAGGTCGGGGTCGGTGGCGAGCGCCCGCGCGAGTTCGAGCCGGAGCAAGCCGGCGTGTGGGAGTTCCGACGGGGAGACGTCGAGTCGGTCCCCGAGTCCCACCCGTTCACAGACCGCTCGGGCGCGGTCGTGGGTCCGACCCCGCAATCCCGAGAGCGTGAACACCTTGTCGGGTGTGAGCGCGAGCGCGACGTTGTCGAGTACCGAGCGATCGGAGAGCGGGCGGAACGACTGGAACGTGCGCGCGAGTCCCCGTTTGACCATCCGGTGGGTCGCGGTGCCGGTGACGTCCTCGCCGTCGTACCGGACGGTGCCCTCGGTCGGCGGGAACACGCCGGTGACGCAGTCGAACGTCGTCGACTTCCCCGCGCCGTTCGGGCCGATGAAGCCGAGTATCTCGCCGGACTCGACCGCGAACGAGAGGTCGTCGACCGCCGTCAGCCCGCCGAACCGTTTCGTGACGCCGTCGAGCACCAGCAACCCGTCGTCGGGTCCGTACGACGCGTCAGCGGCGTTCGCACTCGTCCCGTGCTCGTTCGTCCTCGACGATTCGTCCGCTGTGTCGTGGGTTCGTGAATCCGTGCTCATTCGTCGTCCTCCAGTAGCTCTCGGAATCGGTCGGTCGCACGCTCCAGGGGTGTCGATCCATCACCCGACGGCGGATCCCCGTCCACCGTTCCGCCGTCGGTCGCGACCTGCTGCCCGCGAGCGCGGCCAAGCGCCCGCCGACCGGACCGGAGGGCCCACGGGAACACCCCCTGTGGCAGGGCGTAGACGACGACCATCGTGAGCAGTACGAAGATCAGGAGGCTGGCTTCGTCGACCCCGACCCCGAGGACCGGAAGGGTCCAACCCTGTTGGTTCAGGACGTCGTTGAAGAAGTAGAAGAACACGCCGCCGAGGCCCGCGCCGACGATGGTCCCCATCCCGCCGAGGATCGCCGCGATCAGGACCTCGATGCTCACGGTGAGCGCGAGGAGCTGGCTCGGCCGCGGGCTGCCGATCGGCGTGTGGACGAACACCGCGCCCGCGAGGCCGCCGACCGCCGCGCTCAGCACGAACGCGAACAGCTTGAACTTCGCCACGTTCAACCCCGCGGCGGCGACCGCGTCCTCGTCCTCACGGACCGCCGTCAGTACCGACCCCACGTCAGAGCGGGTGACGACGAACAGGAGTCCCATGATCGCGAGGAAGAGCCCGAAGCCGATGTAGTAGTTCGCGAGCACGACGAGCTCGAAGTCCGGGGCGGACACCAGTCCTGTCGGCGCGCTCAGACCGAGTTCGCCGCCGAAGATGTCCCCGTAGATCACGAACACCTGGAGGAGTATCAGCGGCGCGACCAGGGTGATGAGGGAGAGGTACGGTCCCCGAACGCGGAGCGCCGGCACGCCGATCAGGACGCCCGCGACCGCCGCGAGGACGACCCCAGCCGGGATCGAGAGCCCGGGCGAGACCCCGTACCCCAGGTTGAGGAGCGTCGAGGTGTAGCCGCCGACGGCGAAGAAGAGGGCGTGACCGAAGCTGATCTCGCCGGTGTAGCCCGAGACCGTATCCCAGCTCATCGCGAACATCCCGAAGTAGAAGGCCCCGATGAGGACGAGGAGCTGTGTGGTCGATATCCCGGCGAACGGGAGGACGGCGAACGCCACGACCCCGAGGAACCCGAGCAGGTAACGGGGTTTCAGTATCGACGAGCCGAGCGACGTGTTCCGCCCGTCGGCGGTTTCGGCCGACTCCCTGGACCCGTTCGCCTCGCCGGGGAGGGGTTCGTCCGACACGCTATGCCTCCGTGAACTCCCGGCCGAAGAGGCCCTCGGGTTTCACGAGCAACACGGCCACGAGCACGACGAGCCCCGCGAGACCGCTGAGTCGCGGGTCGACCGCCGAGGTGGTGATGACTTCGAGGAAGCCGATGACGTACGCCGCGACGAGGCTCCCCCGGATCGAGCCCAGCCCGCCGAGCACCACGATCGAAAAGGAGAGCACGAGCGGGTCGCGCCCCATCGCCCAGCTCGCGGTCTGATAGGAGCCAAGGAAGAGCCCCGCGAGCCCGGCGAGCAGCCCCGCGATCGCCCAGGTGTAGAGGTTGACTCGGTCGCTCTCGATCCCGACCAGCGCCGCCCCGCGCGTGCTCATGCTGGTCGCGAGGATCGCCTTGCCCGTGTTGGTGTAGTTGATGAAGCCGAACAATCCTCCGATGAGCACCCACGACAGCACGAACACGACGACGAGGTTGTTCTGGACGGTGGTTCCGAGGAGGTTGGTGGTCCCCGCAACCAGCGGCGGGATCGCGCGCGGCTGGGTGCCCTCGACGATCCGGACGAGTTCCTCGACACCGATTGACGCCAGCAGGGTGAGGATCATCACGACCACGACGTTGTCGCGGCGGCGCTCGGCGAACCCCTTGTAGAGCAACACGCTGAACACCGCGGGCACCACCATCGCGGCGAGCGCACCAGCCCAGACACCGAAGCCCGCCGACGTGATCGAGTAGGCCGCGAACGCGCCCACCGTGATCACCGCGCCGTGGGCGAGGTTTATCGTGCCGCCGACGCCGAAGATCATCGTGAAACCGACCGCGACCAGCGCGTAGAGCGAACTGATCACCAGGCCGTTGACGAGGATGGGTGCGACGGCGACCATTCAGATCCACGCGGGCTGCTGGTAGTCGGCGGTCTTGTACTGTTCGGGCCAGACGACCTCCTGTACCCCGCTCCCATCGCCCTCCTGCCACTGGAGGAAGACGGGATAGATCGCGTCCTCGCTGTAGACCGGGTCGTGGGGGAACTCCTGGTCCCGACCGTAGAACTCGAGGGTGCCGGTGGTCGCGGTGAACGACGCGTCCTCCATCGCCGAGACGAGTTGGTCCGCGTTCTTGGTGCCGGTCTGCTCGACCATCGCGGCGTAGAGCTTGATCGCGTCGTAGGTGATGTAGCCGGTGTACACCGGGTAGCTATCGAACTGCTGGTTGTAGGCCTCGACGAACGGCTGGGTCTTCTTCGTGATCTCGCTCTGGGGCGTCGCGGAGGTCTGGGTCACGCCGTAGAGACACGCGCCGTTGACGGATTCGTAGTAGGAGGGGAGCTGCATCGGGACGTGGATCCCAGCGAAGCCGAACGGCCGTTGCTGTTTGGCCCACTGGACGACGGCCTCCGTACCCGTATGGGCCATCGCTGTGAACATCCCGCTCGCGCCCGAACTCTCGACGTCGTCGAACAGGGGCCCGAAGTTCGAGGTGCCGCTGGCGTAGCGCTGGTTGCCCGCGACCTCCGCACCCGTACTCCCGAGCTTCCGGTCGAAGAGCTCGGAGATCGGCTCGGTCCACGAGTAATCCTCGACCATCGCGTAGGTCGAATCCCAGCCCATGTTCTCGAAGTTGGCCTTCCCGAAGTCGACGAGGTTCTGCCCGAGGTCGCGGTCGTTGATCGGTCCCGCCCGGAAGTGGTACTTATACTGGTCGTAGTTCTCGGCCACCATCCGCGAAGCTTCCGTGCTCGCCGCGCCGGCCGTGATGTGGACGACCTGCTGCTGGGCGATGTCGTCCATGATCTCGAGCAACACCTCGCTCGTGAACACCCCGGTCGTGACGTCGGCGTTCTGGTTCAACACGAGTTCGCGATACCGTTGTTGACCCGTCGAGGGGTCGGATTCGGTGTTGCCGGTGGCGAGTTCGACCTGTGCGCCGCCGATCCCGCCGTTATTGTTGAGCTCCTCGACGGCGAGTTCGGCGGCGTTGACTATCGAGCCACCGATGGGGTCGTTCTCGGGGTCGGGTGCGAGCACCCCGATCGTGACCGGGCCCTCGATGGCGTTTCCGCCGCCGGAGTTTCCCTGGGTGCTGGAACCGTTCCCGCCACCCCCACCGCTTCCACCGCCACCACCGCTCCCGCCGCCACCCTCACTACCGTTTCCGCCCTCGCCACCGCCCGCCCCGCCCGATCCGTTCGACCCACCGGAGCCACCGCCGAGACTCAGACAGCCGGTCACCGTGGTCGCGAGCGCCGCACCGCCGGTGACCCGAAGGAACCGCCGTCGCGCAGTGTCACGTTTATTTCCATTGTTCGGTCTATCCTCGACATCGCTTCCATCGGTCCGTTTGTCGGGATCCTCGTTATCATCGGTAGCCATCGGTCTGTACGATAGTAGCATACATACTATATAAATATGATGCACGAACGTGATGGTTGTCGGTAGAGCGGTTCGGTCGAGGCCGGGGGTGCCACGACCCGATGACTTAGGAAACCCGACTCCGTAGCCCGTTCATGCGACTTCACTGGCACCGTCGCGACCTCCGGGTGGCGGACAACCGTGCGCTCGCGGCGGCCGCCGAGGGCGAGGTCCTCCCGGTGTTCGTCTTCGACCCGACCGTCCTCGACCACGCGGGTCCGGCCCGGGTCGCCTTCCTCCTCGACTCGCTCGACGCGCTCCGCGAGGACTACCGTGACCGCGGCGGCGGTCTGGTCGTCGCACACGGCGACCCGGCCGAGGAACTCCCGCGACTCGCCGACGAACACGGGGCCGAAGCGGTGTTCTGGAACCACGACTACACGGGACTCGCACGCGAGCGCGACCGGCGGGTCGAGAGCGCGCTCGACGACGCCGATATCGACCACGAGACGTTCCACGACGCGGTCCACCACGAGCCCGGGGCCATCACGACCAACGACGGCGACCCCTACGCGGTCTTCTCCTACTTCGGGAAGAAGTGGCTCGACCGCGAGAAGGAGTCGTCGTATCCCCCGCCGAACGGGGACGCCCTCCGGGCGGGCGACGACGACCTCCCGACCAGCGACGACCTGGGGTTCGACGAGCCCGACGCGACCCTCCCGGAAGCCGGGACCGAGGCGGCGCGGGACCGGCTGGATTCGTTCTGCGAGGCGGCGATCGGGGAGTACGAGACCGAACGCGAGTACCCCGCCCGCGCGGGCACCTCGCGGCTCTCCCAGGACCTCAAGTACGGCACGATCGGGATCCGGGAGGTCTCCGAACGGGTCGCCGAGGCCGCCGACCGGGCCGACGGCGACGACGTCCGTGAGTCCATCGAGACCTACCGGGAGGAGCTCGCGTGGCGGGAGTTCTACACCCAGGTGCTCCGGTACAACCCCGAGGTCGTCACGGAGAACTACAGCTCCTACGAGAACCCGATCGAGTGGCGCGAGAGCGACGACGACCTCGACGCGTGGAAGGACGGCGAAACGGGCTATCCAATCGTCGATGCCGGGATGCGCCAACTTCACGAGGAGGCCTACATCCACAACCGGGTTCGGATGATCGTCGCCGCGTTCCTGACGAAGGACCTCCTGCTCGACTGGCGGGCGGGCTACGACCACTTCCGAGAACTGCTCGTTGACCACGACACCGCGAACGACAACGGCGGCTGGCAGTGGGCGGCCTCCACAGGGACGGACGCCCAGCCCTACTTTCGCGTGTTCAACCCGATGACCCAGGGCGAACGCTACGACCCCGACGCCGAGTACATCAAGACTTACGTCCCGGAGCTCGACGATGTGGATCCGGACGACATCCACTCGTGGCACGAACTGAGCGAGGACGAGCGCGCGGACGTGGCTCCCGACTATCCCGACCCGATCTGTGACCACGGCGAACGCCGCGAGGAGGCCATCGCGATGTTCGAACGCGCACGTGGCGATGAGGACGACTGAAACTCCGTCGATGATTCGGGTTTCCGAGCGACTACGTCGGACGCTACGCCCAGTGATTTGACCCGCCACGGACACGCGCGTTTCCAAATCCCGACGCAAATGAGGGACCGCATAGCACCGCCCCGTGACAGCCACATGCCTCCCCAGCCGACTGCGCTCCTCGTTCGCCTCCGGCTCCCTTCGGTGCTCATCCCTCGCACGCCGATTTGCGGTCGCGGGTTCACCTCTGTTCACCCACGACCGCGAGCGCGCGCCACGGTGGTTGGTCGAGATCGACGATTCGCGCCCATGTGGAACGCTATCATGTCTGTATCAAGCTTTAACAGTCATCGCGGCGTTGTATGAAGTGGAGGAAATACAATGCCTGAACACTCTCATCCGGAGCTCCCACCGCTCCCCTACGACTACGACGCGCTCGAACCCCACATCTCCGAACAGGTGCTCGAATGGCATCACGACACCCACCATCAGGGCTACGTGAACGGTCTGGAGAGCGCCGAGGAGACCCTCGCGGAGAACCGCGAGTCCGGCGACCACTCCACGACGGGTGGCGCGCTCAACAACGTGACCCACAACGGCTCGGGTCACTATCTCCACACGATGTTCTGGGAGAACATGAGCCCGAACGGCGGCGGCGAACCCGACGGTGACCTCGCCGACCGCATCGCGGAGGACTTCGGCTCCTACGAGGGCTGGAAGGACGAGTTCGAGGCCGCCGCGTCCGCGGCTTCGGGCTGGGCACTGCTGGTCTACGACCCGGTCGCCGACCAGCTTCGGAACGTGGCCGTCGACAAACACGACGACGGCGCGCTCTGGGGAGCCCATCCGGTACTCGCGCTCGACGTCTGGGAACACTCGTACTACTACGACTACGGTCCCGACCGCGGCAGCTTCGTCGACGCCTTCTTCGAGGTCGTCGACTGGGACGCCGCCGCCGACAACTACGAACAGACCGTCTCGAACCACGAGTAATCCCCGAACCCACGCATTTTTCGCGCGCTCACCGACCAGCAGCGCGACCGTCCCTCGGAGTCGCTACTCCTTGTAGCCCTTGCGGAAGCTCCGGAACTCGGCCCGG includes these proteins:
- a CDS encoding enoyl-CoA hydratase/isomerase family protein, with the protein product MSDEDAVLLDVEDGVATLTLNRPDVRNALTHEVSRGILDALDEVQEGNARCLVVTGAGGAFSAGGDVNAMAERLAGDVPLAEAVERIVQDTSRAVTRVARFPLPTIAKIDGVAFGAGANLAVACDVQLASAESRISFGFRQVGLAVDSGTSYFLPRIVGENTAKELVFTGELVEAERAESLGLFNHVYPENEFDEQADEFVEGVATGPTVALKTSKRLVGQGFESSLDQAMENEAAAQAAVFETHDHREGAESFMSREEPEFEGR
- a CDS encoding long-chain-fatty-acid--CoA ligase encodes the protein MTNLVTNVDSTAAEHPDATAIHYDGTDLSYREFWARTGQFAAGLADAGIEPGDRVGVYLPNLPQFVVSFHGALRAGAVVVPMNPQYKSREIGHLLGDSGATLVVTLADLVPVVEEARDETDVETVVSLGEVDGATSFEAFLVDESPAVVDRADDDVACQPYTSGTTGQPKGVLLTHHNLASNARMATDLLPGGTRPDDRSLGVLPLFHIYGMTVTMNTSLFSGAAYYPLPSWDAQQALSLIESEEITIMQGVPAMYNDIVNQPNLDEFDCSSLRFVNAGGSSLPMEVLRRFEEEFDIELYEGYGLTETSPVTHFNSPDARRPGSIGQTLPGVEAKIVDHEFEPVRKVDRGPVDEGETDLDGITGELVVSGPNVMKGYHDRPEANESVFTEEGGNRWFHTGDVGYWDAEDFFYIVDREKHMIVTGGYNVYPREIEELLFEHPDVADAAVVGIPDERRGETVKAFVVPTPDSETSEEEIKEYCLDSLAAYKHPREVEFVEELPRTTTGKVQKFELREREQGTEAAR
- a CDS encoding ABC transporter ATP-binding protein, which codes for MSTDSGWSADETGTESAEAAGDETGTAMLAVEELHVSYGKVAALQGIDLHVGRGEVVSVIGPNGAGKTTLAETVSGFHDYEGSVRFDGTEVRSRSTSDLVGDGLVHCTEGRDLFGHMSVADNLALGAFRRGNAEERRAFVYDLFPTLEDRASQHARTMSGGEQQMLAIGRALMGSPDLLVLDEPTLGLAPVVLQDISEGLERIREAGVTLLLCEQNVTFAMDHADRIVLLENGSVVRVGSPEDLRDDDYIREVYLGG
- a CDS encoding ABC transporter ATP-binding protein, whose amino-acid sequence is MSTDSRTHDTADESSRTNEHGTSANAADASYGPDDGLLVLDGVTKRFGGLTAVDDLSFAVESGEILGFIGPNGAGKSTTFDCVTGVFPPTEGTVRYDGEDVTGTATHRMVKRGLARTFQSFRPLSDRSVLDNVALALTPDKVFTLSGLRGRTHDRARAVCERVGLGDRLDVSPSELPHAGLLRLELARALATDPDLLLVDEPFAGLSTGEVESVSDLLADLRDEGLTLVVVDHNMRGLLSLIDRAVVIRFGAKLAEGTPDEIRSNEEVQEAYLGGST
- a CDS encoding branched-chain amino acid ABC transporter permease, producing MSDEPLPGEANGSRESAETADGRNTSLGSSILKPRYLLGFLGVVAFAVLPFAGISTTQLLVLIGAFYFGMFAMSWDTVSGYTGEISFGHALFFAVGGYTSTLLNLGYGVSPGLSIPAGVVLAAVAGVLIGVPALRVRGPYLSLITLVAPLILLQVFVIYGDIFGGELGLSAPTGLVSAPDFELVVLANYYIGFGLFLAIMGLLFVVTRSDVGSVLTAVREDEDAVAAAGLNVAKFKLFAFVLSAAVGGLAGAVFVHTPIGSPRPSQLLALTVSIEVLIAAILGGMGTIVGAGLGGVFFYFFNDVLNQQGWTLPVLGVGVDEASLLIFVLLTMVVVYALPQGVFPWALRSGRRALGRARGQQVATDGGTVDGDPPSGDGSTPLERATDRFRELLEDDE
- a CDS encoding branched-chain amino acid ABC transporter permease — its product is MVAVAPILVNGLVISSLYALVAVGFTMIFGVGGTINLAHGAVITVGAFAAYSITSAGFGVWAGALAAMVVPAVFSVLLYKGFAERRRDNVVVVMILTLLASIGVEELVRIVEGTQPRAIPPLVAGTTNLLGTTVQNNLVVVFVLSWVLIGGLFGFINYTNTGKAILATSMSTRGAALVGIESDRVNLYTWAIAGLLAGLAGLFLGSYQTASWAMGRDPLVLSFSIVVLGGLGSIRGSLVAAYVIGFLEVITTSAVDPRLSGLAGLVVLVAVLLVKPEGLFGREFTEA
- a CDS encoding ABC transporter substrate-binding protein, with the translated sequence MATDDNEDPDKRTDGSDVEDRPNNGNKRDTARRRFLRVTGGAALATTVTGCLSLGGGSGGSNGSGGAGGGEGGNGSEGGGGSGGGGGSGGGGGNGSSTQGNSGGGNAIEGPVTIGVLAPDPENDPIGGSIVNAAELAVEELNNNGGIGGAQVELATGNTESDPSTGQQRYRELVLNQNADVTTGVFTSEVLLEIMDDIAQQQVVHITAGAASTEASRMVAENYDQYKYHFRAGPINDRDLGQNLVDFGKANFENMGWDSTYAMVEDYSWTEPISELFDRKLGSTGAEVAGNQRYASGTSNFGPLFDDVESSGASGMFTAMAHTGTEAVVQWAKQQRPFGFAGIHVPMQLPSYYESVNGACLYGVTQTSATPQSEITKKTQPFVEAYNQQFDSYPVYTGYITYDAIKLYAAMVEQTGTKNADQLVSAMEDASFTATTGTLEFYGRDQEFPHDPVYSEDAIYPVFLQWQEGDGSGVQEVVWPEQYKTADYQQPAWI
- a CDS encoding cryptochrome/photolyase family protein, with product MRLHWHRRDLRVADNRALAAAAEGEVLPVFVFDPTVLDHAGPARVAFLLDSLDALREDYRDRGGGLVVAHGDPAEELPRLADEHGAEAVFWNHDYTGLARERDRRVESALDDADIDHETFHDAVHHEPGAITTNDGDPYAVFSYFGKKWLDREKESSYPPPNGDALRAGDDDLPTSDDLGFDEPDATLPEAGTEAARDRLDSFCEAAIGEYETEREYPARAGTSRLSQDLKYGTIGIREVSERVAEAADRADGDDVRESIETYREELAWREFYTQVLRYNPEVVTENYSSYENPIEWRESDDDLDAWKDGETGYPIVDAGMRQLHEEAYIHNRVRMIVAAFLTKDLLLDWRAGYDHFRELLVDHDTANDNGGWQWAASTGTDAQPYFRVFNPMTQGERYDPDAEYIKTYVPELDDVDPDDIHSWHELSEDERADVAPDYPDPICDHGERREEAIAMFERARGDEDD
- the sod gene encoding superoxide dismutase, yielding MPEHSHPELPPLPYDYDALEPHISEQVLEWHHDTHHQGYVNGLESAEETLAENRESGDHSTTGGALNNVTHNGSGHYLHTMFWENMSPNGGGEPDGDLADRIAEDFGSYEGWKDEFEAAASAASGWALLVYDPVADQLRNVAVDKHDDGALWGAHPVLALDVWEHSYYYDYGPDRGSFVDAFFEVVDWDAAADNYEQTVSNHE